A genomic segment from Glycine soja cultivar W05 chromosome 18, ASM419377v2, whole genome shotgun sequence encodes:
- the LOC114394842 gene encoding uncharacterized protein LOC114394842 — MIQQWNNRHAFRVDAYPRQEGLLSFNSDYMVWYRRKTKMFVDPENAKTATLGEVAEALQYMVSPQGRKTCTFDDLVPYVEKITILSEEQERVTEPVSHGPASERQFPAQ, encoded by the exons ATGATTCAGCAGTGGAATAATCGCCATGCATTTAGGGTCGACGCTTATCCCCGACAAGAaggcctattgagttttaactcggactacatggtctggtataggcgaaagacaaagatgtttgttgacccaGAAAATGCAAAGAcggctacattg GGTGAAGTTGCGGAGGCATTACAATACATGgtgtctcctcaagggaggaaAACATGCACatttgatgatctcgtgccttatgtggaaaaaattacaattttatccgaagagcaagagagagtcactgagccagtgtcacatggtccCGCATCAGAGCGTCAATTTCCCGCACAATag